A region of Silurus meridionalis isolate SWU-2019-XX chromosome 17, ASM1480568v1, whole genome shotgun sequence DNA encodes the following proteins:
- the si:ch211-180f4.1 gene encoding leucine-rich repeat neuronal protein 1 codes for MKRIVIFTPLLSICLVLIACRCCLASAFCPAQCVCETRPWYTPQSVYHQAKTVDCNELHLSNVPRNISSDTQVLLLQSNNISVVTSELRTLVNLTELDLSQNHFTQIRNVGLGNLTQLVTLYLEENQIKELPDFCMKDLISLEELYINHNQISSIGPHAFSGLGNLLRLHLNSNKLVAIDSQWFETLPNLEILMIGENPILGLEDMNFRPLAKLHSLVLAGMGLREIPSGAFQGLEYLESLSFFDNKLTEVPRDALRALPNLKFLDLNKNPIVYVKAGDFRDFAHLEELSVNNMEELVAVERNAFSNLPQMVKLEVYNNPRLSYIDREAFRGMASLRTLLFHNNDLTLLPRDVIASFPNLDEVSIHSNPLRCDCLAIWGPIFGNQSSLKLLESKLTMCASPPNLVGHALQKIASTNWDAASNTCLPVISLNIFPPKLNVTAGQPLTLNCRAVGDPVPQFYWVTPTGDKVTSEVASPALNDGNSVLRKHRLQDQGTLEILHVEPEDAGLYTCVAWNTEGADTRSVSVYVDKTNWHDDRQRATQQGGKNTTGALVILAKVVHAQSVVLEWKVYPTSRVSTHEMQQPKWLSATMRINNPHISYTAKVPVDVQEYNLTHLLPSTEYQVCLTMASTEQQTQQSCINITTKEASFAVEIVAQPSNVALAAVMGSMFAICIMALLVFYMGRRMKQKSCHHSLKKYMQHATSIPLNELYPPLINLWENETEKEKEGSVDPHSSQIDTSKTYMW; via the coding sequence ATGAAGAGAATTGTTATTTTCACTCCACTGCTCTCCATCTGCCTCGTTCTGATTGCATGTCGCTGTTGCCTGGCATCGGCGTTCTGCCCTGcgcagtgtgtttgtgaaacGCGTCCATGGTACACCCCTCAGTCAGTGTACCATCAGGCGAAGACTGTGGACTGTAATGAACTCCATCTAAGCAACGTCCCAAGAAACATATCCTCTGACACTCAGGTGCTGCTTCTCCAGAGCAACAACATCTCTGTGGTGACTTCAGAACTGCGGACTCTTGTTAACCTCACCGAGTTGGACCTCTCTCAGAACCACTTTACACAAATCCGAAATGTTGGTCTGGGAAACTTAACTCAGCTGGTCACCCTTTACCTGGAGGAGAATCAAATCAAAGAACTACCTGATTTCTGCATGAAAGATTTAATCAGCTTGGAAGAGCTTTATATTAACCATAACCAGATCTCTTCAATTGGCCCACATGCCTTTTCTGGTTTAGGGAACTTGCTTAGGCTCCATCTAAATTCAAACAAATTGGTGGCTATTGATAGTCAATGGTTTGAAACCCTTCCGAACCTGGAGATCCTCATGATAGGTGAGAACCCTATACTTGGATTGGAAGACATGAACTTTCGCCCTCTTGCTAAATTGCACAGTTTGGTACTAGCTGGCATGGGCCTCAGGGAAATACCTTCTGGAGCTTTTCAAGGACTCGAATACCTAGAGAGTCTGTCATTTTTTGATAACAAATTGACAGAAGTGCCCAGAGATGCACTGCGTGCTCTGCCGAACCTGAAGTTCCTTGACCTCAACAAGAATCCGATTGTGTATGTGAAGGCGGGTGACTTTCGCGACTTTGCCCACTTGGAAGAGCTCAGCGTGAACAACATGGAGGAGCTTGTGGCTGTGGAAAGAAATGCATTTTCAAACCTCCCACAGATGGTCAAGTTGGAGGTTTACAACAACCCTCGTCTGTCCTACATCGACCGCGAAGCTTTCCGCGGCATGGCTAGCTTGCGCACTTTGCTCTTTCACAACAATGACCTCACCCTCCTTCCTCGTGACGTTATAGCCTCCTTCCCCAACCTGGATGAGGTTAGCATACACAGCAACCCTCTCAGGTGTGATTGCCTCGCAATATGGGGGCCAATCTTCGGCAATCAGTCGAGTCTTAAGCTTCTGGAATCCAAGCTGACTATGTGTGCTTCTCCTCCAAACCTGGTAGGGCACGCTCTCCAGAAAATAGCATCAACAAATTGGGATGCAGCGAGTAACACCTGCCTGCCTGTCATATCTCTGAATATTTTCCCTCCCAAGCTTAACGTCACAGCTGGCCAGCCTCTGACACTTAACTGCCGCGCTGTGGGTGACCCTGTCCCTCAGTTCTACTGGGTAACCCCTACCGGTGACAAAGTCACCTCAGAAGTGGCATCACCAGCACTGAATGATGGCAACAGTGTCCTGAGAAAGCACAGACTGCAGGACCAGGGTACTCTTGAGATTCTCCATGTTGAACCAGAGGATGCTGGTTTGTATACATGTGTGGCATGGAATACAGAAGGTGCAGACACCCGGAGTGTCTCTGTGTATGTGGACAAGACTAACTGGCATGATGACCGTCAGAGAGCCACCCAGCAAGGTGGAAAGAACACCACTGGAGCCCTGGTAATTCTTGCAAAAGTTGTCCATGCGCAATCTGTAGTATTGGAATGGAAAGTTTACCCAACTAGCCGGGTCTCCACCCATGAGATGCAACAACCCAAGTGGCTCAGTGCTACCATGAGAATTAACAACCCTCACATTAGCTACACCGCAAAGGTCCCGGTGGATGTTCAAGAATACAACCTGACGCACCTGTTGCCCTCAACAGAGTACCAAGTCTGCTTGACCATGGCATCAACAGAGCAGCAAACTCAGCAGTCCTGCATCAATATCACCACCAAAGAAGCCAGCTTTGCTGTAGAGATAGTTGCCCAACCAAGCAATGTTGCCCTGGCAGCAGTGATGGGCTCCATGTTTGCCATCTGTATCATGGCGTTGTTGGTTTTCTATATGGGAAGACGTATGAAGCAGAAGTCGTGCCATCATTCGTTGAAGAAGTACATGCAACACGCCACCTCGATTCCCCTGAATGAGCTCTACCCACCTCTCATCAACCTGTGGGAAAACGAaactgagaaagagaaagaaggctCGGTTGACCCTCACAGCTCACAGATAGACACCTCAAAGACATACATGTGGTAG